Proteins encoded within one genomic window of Ailuropoda melanoleuca isolate Jingjing chromosome 16, ASM200744v2, whole genome shotgun sequence:
- the PCNX3 gene encoding pecanex-like protein 3 isoform X2: MGSQVLQILRQGVWASLTGGWFFDPHQSTFSNCFHLYVWIFLLTFPFLLYMVLPPSLMVAGVYCLVVAVIFTTIKTVNYRLHAMFDQGEIVEKRNSTMGEPEEEPAQGDSSLPRDPGVEMTVFRKVSSTPPVRCSSQHSVFGFNQVSELLPRMEDSGALRDIKELVREQGSNNVIVTSADREMLKLSSQEKLIGDLPQTPPGAAPDPSLPSTDSSERSPLAGDGAPWSGSSVADTPMSPLLKGSLSQELSKSFLTLTRPERALVRTSSRREQRRGAGGYQPLDRRGSGEPTPQKAGSSDSCFSGTDRETLSSFKSEKTNSTHLDSPPGGQAPEGSDTDPPSEAELPASPDAGVPSDDTLRSFDTVIGAGTPPGPAEPLLVVRPKDLALLRPTKRRPPMRRHSPPGRAPRRPLLEGGGFFEDEDTSEGSELSPASSLRSQRRYSTDSSSSTSCYSPESSRGAAGGPRKRRAPHGAEEGTAVPPKRPYGTQRTPSTASAKTHARVLSMDGAGGDVLRAPLAGSKAELEAQAGVELASGEPALLPAEAHRGPAANQPGWRGELQEEGAVGGAADETGKRDRTSSVRRTQAIRRRHNAGSNPTPPASVMGSPPSLQEAQRSRAASHSRALTLPSALHFASSLLLTRAGAAVHEACTFDDTSEGAVHYFYDESASLRRGRSHYPCCAYEEAEARPEVTAEQVAEQGPEPRAGRPAGPLRSSSGSLGAGLPYRGAPHRMVHVGQALVPLSLTCCLVSHTPGPGVRRSYTFGLAGGGYENPVGQQGEQAANGAWDRHSHSSSFHSADVPEAAGGLNLLQPRPVVLQGMQVRRVPLEIPEFDLLDQDSLHESQEQTLMEEAPPRAQHSYKYWLLPGRWTSVRYERLALLALLDRTRGLVENILGIGLSSLVAFLGYLLLLKGFFTDIWVFQFCLVIASCQYSLLKSVQPDAASPMHGHNWVIAYSRPVYFCICCLLIWLLDALGSAQPFPPVSLYGLTLFSASFFFCARDVATVFTLCFPFVFLLGLLPQVNTCLMYLLEQIDMHGFGGTAATSPLTAVFSLSRSLLAAALLYGFCLGAIKTPWPEQHVPVLFSVFCGLLVALSYHLSRQSSDPTVLWSLIRSKLFPELEERSLETARAEPPDPLPDKMRQSVREVLHSDLVMCVVIAVLTFAISASTVFIALKSVLGFVLYALAGAVGFFTHYLLPQLRKQLPWFCLSQPVLKPSEYSQYEVRGAAQVMWFEKLYASLQCVEKYLIYPAVVLNALTVDAHAVVSHPDKFCLYCRALLMTVAGLKLLRSAFCCPPQQYLTLAFTVLLFHFDYPRLSQGFLLDYFLMSLLCSKLWDLLYKLRFVLTYIAPWQITWGSAFHAFAQPFAVPHSAMLFVQALLSALFSTPLNPLLGSAVFIMSYARPLKFWERDYNTKRVDHSNTRLVTQLDRNPGADDNNLNSIFYEHLTRSLQHTLCGDLVLGRWGNYGPGDCFVLASDYLNALVHLIEVGNGLVTFQLRGLEFRGTYCQQREVEAITEGVEEDEGCCCCEPGHLPRVLSFNAAFGQRWLAWEVTASKYVLEGYSISDNNAASMLQVFDLRKILITYYVKSIIYYVSRSPKLEAWLSHEGIAAALRPVRAPGYADSDPTFSLSVDEDYDLRLSGLSLPAFCAVHLEWIQYCASRRSQPVDQDWNSPLVTLCFGLCVLGRRALGTASHSMSASLEPFLYGLHALFKGDFRITSPRDEWVFADMDLLHRVVAPGVRMALKLHQDHFTSPDEYEEPAALYDAIAANEERLVISHEGDPAWRSAILSNTPSLLALRHVLDDASDEYKIIMLNRRHLSFRVIKVNRECVRGLWAGQQQELVFLRNRNPERGSIQNAKQALRNMINSSCDQPLGYPIYVSPLTTSLAGSHPQLRALWGGPVSLSAIARWLLHSWERLHKGCGAGCNSGGNVDDSDCGGGGGLTSLSNNPPLAHPTPENTAGSGDQPLPPGPGWGPRPSLSGSGDGRPPPLLQWPPPRLPGPTPASPAPTEGPRPSRPPGPGLLSSEGPSGKWSLGGRKGLGGSEAEPASGSPKGGTPKSQAPLDLSLSPDISTNASSPPRAAQDIPCLDSSVPESGTPTGTLGDWPAPTEERESPAAQPLLEHQY, encoded by the exons ATGGGGTCGCAGGTATTGCAGATCCTGCGCCAGGGGGTGTGGGCCTCGCTCACTGGCGGTTGGTTCTTCGACCCGCACCAGAGCACCTTCTCCAACTGCTTCCATCTTTACGTCTGGATCTTCTTGCTCACCTTTCCCTTCTTGCTGTACATG GTCCTGCCTCCCAGCTTGATGGTGGCCGGCGTGTACTGCCTCGTGGTGGCTGTCATCTTCACTACCATCAAGACTGTGAACTATCGGCTACATGCTATGTTCGATCAGGGCGAGATTGTGGAGAAGCGCAACTCGACCATGGGGGAGCCGGAGGAGGAGCCTGCACAGGGGGACAGCAGTCTGCCcag GGACCCTGGAGTGGAGATGACGGTGTTTCGGAAAGTGAGTTCCACACCTCCGGTACGCTGTAGCTCCCAGCATTCCGTGTTTGGCTTCAACCAGGTCTCG GAGCTGCTGCCCCGGATGGAGGACTCTGGGGCCCTAAGAG ACATCAAGGAGCTGGTGCGGGAGCAGGGCAGCAACAATGTGATCGTGACCTCAGCGGATCGAGAGATGCTGAAGCTAAGCTCGCAGGAGAAACTGA TTGGAGACCTTCCTCAGACACCCCCGGGGGCTGCCCCAgacccctctctccccagcacaGACTCTTCAGAACGTTCTCCCTTGGCTGGAGATGGAGCCCCCTGGAGTGGAAGCAGTGTGGCCGACACTCCCATGAGCCCCCTTCTGAAGGGGAGCCTCAGCCAGGAGCTGAGCAAGAGCTTCCTGACCCTGACCCGGCCTGAGCGGGCCCTGGTGAGGACCAGCAGTCGACGGGAACAACGCCGGGGAGCAGGTGGCTACCAGCCCTTGGACCGGCGGGGCTCGGGTGAGCCCaccccccagaaagcaggctccTCGGATTCCTGCTTCAGTGGCACTGACAGGGAGACGTTGAGCAGCTTCAAGAGCGAAAAGACCAACTCAACCCATCTGGACAGCCCCCCCGGCGGGCAAGCCCCTGAGGGCAGCGACACAGATCCACCCTCTGAGGCTGAGCTGCCCGCATCACCAGATGCCGGAGTCCCCTCCGATGACACACTGCGTTCCTTTGACACAGTCATAGGAGCAGGGACGCCGCCGGGCCCAGCTGAGCCACTCCTGGTTGTGCGGCCCAAGGACTTGGCCTTACTGCGGCCCACCAAACGGCGGCCACCCATGCGAAGACACTCCCCACCTGGCCGTGCCCCTCGGAGGCCCCTGCTTGAAGGTGGGGGCTTCTTTGAGGACGAAGACACCAGTGAGGGCAGCGAACTGagtccagcctccagcctccgaTCTCAGCGCCGCTACAGTACTGACagctcttcctccacctcctgTTACTCCCCCGAGAGCTCCCGTGGTGCAGCTGGGGGACCCCGGAAGCGACGGGCCCCTCATGGGGCTGAGGAGGGGACTGCCGTGCCCCCCAAGCGGCCCTATGGGACCCAGCGGACGCCTAGTACTGCCAGCGCCAAAACGCATGCCCGTGTGCTGAGCATGGATGGGGCAGGGGGTGATGTCCTAAGGGCCCCCCTGGCTGGCTCCAAGGCTGAGCTGGAGGCCCAGGCGGGGGTGGAGCTGGCTTCTGGTGAGCCTGCTTTGCTGCCTGCTGAGGCCCACAGGGGACCTGCTGCCAACCAGCCCGGCTGGCGGGGGGAACTGCAAGAGGAAGGTGCTGTGGGGGGAG CAGCTGACGAGACTGGCAAGCGGGACCGCACGAGCAGTGTGCGGCGGACTCAGGCGATCCGCCGGCGCCACAATGCGGGCAGCAAtcccacccctccagcctctgTCATGGGCTCGCCGCCCAG CCTGCAGGAGGCTCAGCGCAGCCGGGCCGCCTCTCACTCCCGGGCGCTGACGCTGCCCTCCGCCTTGCACTTCGCTTCGTCGCTGCTGCTCACGCGGGCGGGCGCCGCTGTGCACGAGGCCTGCACCTTTGATGACACATCCGAGGGTGCCGTGCACTACTTCTATGACGAGAGCG CCTCTCTCAGACGTGGGCGGTCTCATTATCCATGCTGTGCTTATGAGGAAGCCGAGGCACGGCCTGAAGTCACAGCCGAGCAAGTGGCAGAACAGGGACCTGAACCCAGGGCAGGCCGACCTGCAGGCCCTCTCCGCTCCAGCTCAGGGTCCCTAGGGGCTGGGCTGCCATACAGGGGAGCTCCTCACCGGATGGTCCACGTGGGTCAGGCCTTGGTGCCCCTGTCCCTGACGTGCTGCCTTGTGTCCCACACCCCTGGCCCAGGCGTGCGGCGTTCCTACACCTTCGGCCTAGCTGGAGGCGGCTACGAGAACCCTGTGgggcagcagggggagcaggcggCCAATGGAGCTTG GGACCGCCACTCACATTCCTCCAGCTTCCACTCGGCCGATGTCCCTGAGGCAGCGGGTGGCCTGAACCTGCTGCAGCCAAGGCCCGTGGTTCTGCAGGGCATGCAGGTGCGCCGAGTGCCCCTGGAGATCCCGGAG TTTGACCTGCTGGACCAGGACTCCCTGCACGAATCCCAGGAGCAGACGCTGATGGAGGAGGCGCCGCCTCGGGCCCAGCACAGCTACAAGTACTGGCTCCTTCCTGGCCGCTGGACATCCGTGCGCTATGAGCGGCTGGCCCTCCTGGCCCTGTTGGACCG GACTCGGGGGCTGGTGGAGAACATACTCGGCATCGGCCTGAGCAGCCTCGTCGCCTTCCTGGGCTACCTGTTGCTGCTCAAGGGCTTCTTCACGGATATCTGGGTCTTCCAGTTCTGCTTGGTCATCGCCTCCTGCCAGTATTCCCTGCTCAAG AGCGTGCAGCCTGATGCGGCGTCTCCCATGCAC GGCCACAACTGGGTGATTGCATATAGCCGGCCTGTCTACTTCTGCATCTGCTGTCTGCTCATCTGGCTGTTGGACGCCCTGGGCTCAGCTCAGCCCTTCCCACCCGTCTCCCTGTATGGCCTCACGCTCTTCTCcgcctccttcttcttctgtgcCCGGGATGTGGCTACCG TGTTCACCTTGTGCTTCCCGTTCGTCTTCCTCCTGGGCCTCCTTCCCCAGGTTAACACCTGTCTCATGTACCTGCTGGAGCAGATAGACATGCACGGCTTTGGGGGTACAG CTGCCACCAGTCCGCTCACGGCGGTGTTCAGCCTCTCCCGCAGCCTGCTGGCTGCTGCTCTGCTCTATGGTTTCTGCCTCGGGGCCATCAAG ACTCCTTGGCCGGAACAGCACGTCCCTGTCCTCTTCTCGGTCTTCTGTGGCCTCCTGGTGGCACTGTCCTACCACCTGAGCCGTCAGAGCAGTGATCCCACTGTGCTCTG GTCCCTGATCCGGAGCAAGCTCTTCCCCGAGCTGGAGGAGAGGAGCTTGGAGACAGCTCGGGCTGAGCCCCCAGACCCGCTGCCAGACAAGATGCGTCAGTCGGTG CGTGAGGTCCTGCACTCTGACCTGGTGATGTGTGTGGTGATCGCTGTGCTCACCTTCGCCATCAGCGCCAGCACCGTCTTCATCGCCCTGAAG TCGGTGCTGGGCTTCGTGCTGTACGCGCTGGCCGGGGCCGTGGGCTTCTTCACACACTACTTGCTGCCGCAGCTCCGCAAACAGCTGCCCTGGTTCTGCCTGTCGCAGCCCGTGCTGAAGCCATCCGAGTACAGCCAGTACGAAGTTCGCG GCGCTGCGCAGGTGATGTGGTTCGAGAAGCTGTACGCCAGCCTTCAGTGCGTCGAGAAGTACCTCATCTACCCCGCCGTGGTGCTCAACGCTCTCACAGTGGACGCCCACGCCGTCGTCAGCCACCCGGACAAGTTCTGCCTCTA CTGCCGGGCGCTGCTGATGACCGTGGCTGGGCTGAAGCTGTTACGCTCAGCCTTCTGCTGCCCACCCCAGCAGTACCTGACCTTGGCCTTCACCGTCCTGCTCTTCCACTTCGACTACCCACGCCTGTCCCAGGGCTTTTTGCTCGACTACTTCCTCATGTCCCTGCTGTGCAGCAAG CTGTGGGACCTGCTGTATAAGCTGCGTTTTGTGCTGACCTACATCGCGCCCTGGCAGATCACCTGGGGCTCCGCTTTCCATGCTTTCGCCCAGCCCTTTGCCGTGCCTC ACTCGGCCATGCTGTTCGTTCAAGCTCTGCTCTCGGCACTCTTCTCCACGCCACTCAACCCCCTGCTGGGCAGCGCTGTCTTCATCATGTCCTACGCGCGGCCCCTCAAGTTCTGGGAGCGCGACTACAA CACTAAACGTGTGGATCATTCCAACACCCGCCTGGTCACACAGCTGGATCGGAACCCCG GCGCCGACGACAACAACCTCAACTCCATCTTCTATGAGCACTTGACGCGCTCGCTGCAGCACACGCTATGTGGGGACCTGGTGCTGGGCCGCTGGGGCAACTACGGCCCCGGCGACTGCTTTGTCCTGGCCTCTGACTACCTCAACGCCCTGGTGCACCTCATCGAGGTCGGCAATGGCCTCGTCACCTTCCAGCTGCGTGGCCTTGAGTTCCGGG gtacATACTGCCAGCAGCGCGAGGTAGAGGCCATCACGGAGGGCGTGGAGGAGGACgagggctgctgctgctgcgagCCTGGCCACCTGCCGCGGGTCCTGTCCTTCAATGCCGCCTTCGGGCAGCGCTGGCTGGCCTGGGAGGTGACGGCCAGCAAGTACGTGCTGGAGGGCTACAGCATCAGTGACAATAACGCGGCCTCCATGCTGCAGGTGTTCGATCTCCGCAAGATCCTCATCACTTACTACGTCAAG AGCATCATCTACTACGTGAGCCGCTCACCGAAGCTGGAGGCGTGGCTTAGCCACGAGGGCATCGCAGCGGCCCTGCGGCCTGTGAGGGCGCCGGGCTACGCTGACTCGGACCCCACCTTCTCCCTGAGTGTGGATGAGGACTATGACCTTCGCCTCTCTGGCCTCTCGCTGCCTGCCTTCTGTGCGGTGCACCTTGAGTGGATCCAGTACTGCGCCTCCCGGCGCAGCCAG CCTGTGGATCAAGATTGGAACTCGCCGCTGGTCACGCTGTGTTTTGGTCTGTGTGTGCTGGGCCGACGGGCCCTGGGGACAGCCTCGCATAGCATGTCTGCCAG cctGGAGCCCTTCCTCTACGGCCTGCACGCCCTGTTCAAGGGGGACTTCCGCATCACCTCCCCACGTGACGAGTGGGTCTTCGCTGACATGGACCTGCTTCATCGTGTGGTGGCGCCCGGGGTTCGCATGGCCCTCAAGCTTCACCAG GACCACTTCACGTCCCCAGATGAGTACGAGGAGCCGGCCGCTCTGTATGATGCCATCGCCGCCAACGAGGAGCGCCTGGTCATCTCGCACGAGGGCGACCCGGCCTGGCGCAGCGCCATCCTCAGCAACACGCCCTCGCTGCTGGCGCTGCGCCACGTGCTGGACGACGCCTCGGATGAGTACAAGATCATCATGCTCAACCGGCGGCACCTCAGCTTCCGCGTCAtcaag GTGAACCGCGAGTGCGTCCGCGGCCTGTGGGCCGGGCAGCAGCAGGAGCTGGTGTTTCTGCGCAACCGCAACCCCGAACGCGGCAGTATCCAGAACGCCAAGCAGGCGCTGCGCAACATGATCAACTCCTCCTGCGACCAGCCGCTGGGCTACCCCATCTATGTGTCGCCCCTCACCACCTCGCTGGCCGGCAGCCACCCCCAGCTGCGGGCACTGTGGGGTGGCCCCGTCAGCCTGAGCGCCATTGCCCGCTGGCTTCTGCACAGCTGGGAGAG GCTTCATAAGGGCTGCGGTGCCGGCTGCAACAGCGGCGGGAACGTGGACGACTCGGACTGTGGCGGAGGCGGTGGCTTGACCTCCCTCAGCAATAACCCCCCCCTGGCACACCCCACACCTGAAAACACAGCAG GCAGTGGtgaccagcccctccctcccggCCCAGGCTGGGGCCCTCGGCCTTCTCTGAGCGGCTCTGGTGACGGGCGCCCCCCTCCTCTGCTGCAGTGGCCACCCCCTCGACTCCCTGGACCAACCCctgcttcccccgcccccaccgagGGTCCCCGGCCCTCAAGGCCCCCTGGCCCCGGTCTCCTCAGTTCGGAGGGTCCCAGTGGGAAGTGGAGCCTGGGGGGTCGGAAGGGGCTAGGGGGATCTGAGGCGGAGccagcctcagggagccccaaAGGAGGCACGCCCAAATCTCAG GCGCCCCTAGACCTCAGCCTCAGCCCGGATATCAGCACCAACGCCTCCTCGCCCCCCAGAGCAGCCCAGGACATTCCTTGCTTGGACAGCAGTGTTCCTGAAAGTGGCACACCCACTGGGACCCTGGGTGACTGGCCTGCCCCTACTGAGGAGCGTGAGAGCCCAGCCGCCCAGCCCCTGCTGGAGCATCAGTACTGA